A window of the Helianthus annuus cultivar XRQ/B chromosome 4, HanXRQr2.0-SUNRISE, whole genome shotgun sequence genome harbors these coding sequences:
- the LOC110933835 gene encoding uncharacterized protein LOC110933835 produces the protein MATPPSSCTIQTVQNGLDKVIVEDITHEEGNENQMENPERTEHITPDFVAMHREKLTKCLEDLERQEKLNSLRARLSFDTPSNQEGTDPQNRSNSGDPLETFMTALRQMSSEEREDLITGKKSKREGKEKDNKNDDGLDQPYLPRDLAEVSKFTRRITEAPMPPKTKLPPNFDRYDGTRDPEDHLHAFRGAGQLGRWPMPVWCHMFVQTLTEGARLWFDSLLPGGIDSYEELSEKFLRNFGQQRKVVKNPNEILHIRQKDNERIDQYMERFVKESMNIKDVPEVMKISSFINGLKHAQLCEKLGEEFPHSFDNLMDRVRAFVRGKDTVSKAKETDVTPRRITPATKPPDKGTPYSRKPTLGRMLHYRARPSYSPYRPQGRGPPPYSDNFTPLTKTPSEILATERVKNSFPRPPPIKPGPKAQPNEYCDFHKGFGHKNDDCMYLKREIEAAVKTIRLAHLVKEIKEGGGERNGRDARETWNWGLTSARIHPPMGP, from the coding sequence ATGGCAACCCCACCCAGCTCATGTACCATCCAGACGGTACAGAATGGCCTTGATAAGGTCATAGTAGAAGACATAACTCATGAAGAGGGCAACGAGAACCAGATGGAAAACCCAGAAAGAACGGAACACATCACTCCAGATTTTGTGGCCATGCATAGAGAAAAGTTAACAAAATGTCTCGAAGATTTAGAGAGACAAGAAAAGCTTAACAGCCTTAGGGCTAGACTTTCCTTTGACACACCCTCCAACCAGGAAGGGACAGACCCTCAAAACAGAAGCAACAGTGGTGACCCACTGGAAACATTCATGACTGCCCTTAGACAAATGTCCTCAGAAGAAAGGGAGGACCTCATCACAGGAAAGAAGTCAAAAAGAGAGGGGAAAGAAAAGGATAACAAAAATGACGATGGCTTGGATCAACCCTATCTACCACGGGACTTAGCTGAGGTCTCGAAGTTCACACGGAGGATTACAGAAGCACCGATGCCCCCTAAGACAAAGCTACCTCCAAACTTTGACCGCTATGATGGGACAAGAGACCCTGAAGATCACCTCCATGCCTTCAGGGGAGCGGGACAACTTGGGCGATGGCCCATGCCGGTGTGGTGCCACATGTTTGTACAAACTTTGACGGAAGGGGCCCGGCTCTGGTTTGACAGCCTCCTTCCAGGAGGAATCGACAGTTATGAAGAGCTAAGCGAGAAGTTCCTCAGAAACTTTGGTCAGCAGAGAAAAGTGGTCAAGAATCCAAACGAGATTCTGCACATAAGGCAGAAGGACAACGAGCGTATAGACCAGTATATGGAAAGGTTTGTCAAGGAGAGCATGAACATCAAGGATGTCCCGGAGGTCATGAAAATAAGCAGTTTCATAAACGGGCTAAAGCATGCACAGCTATGTGAGAAACTAGGGGAGGAGTTCCCCCACTCGTTTGACAACCTCATGGACAGGGTCAGAGCCTTTGTCAGGGGAAAAGACACGGTCAGCAAAGCCAAGGAGACGGACGTCACACCCCGAAGGATCACCCCAGCTACAAAGCCTCCTGACAAAGGTACACCTTATTCCAGAAAACCCACTCTTGGTAGAATGTTGCATTACAGAGCAAGGCCCTCATATTCCCCATATAGACCTCAGGGGAGAGGCCCCCCTCCTTACTCTGATAATTTCACCCCTCTCACCAAGACCCCAAGTGAGATACTGGCCACCGAGAGGGTAAAGAACTCCTTCCCAAGGCCACCACCCATAAAACCTGGGCCAAAGGCACAACCAAACGAGTATTGTGACTTCCACAAAGGTTTTGGGCATAAAAATGATGACTGCATGTATCTGAAGAGAGAGATAGAAGCTGCAGTGAAAACGATAAGACTGGCCCATTTGGTCAAGGAAATCAAGGAGGGAGGAGGGGAACGCAACGGAAGAGATGCAAGGGAGACCTGGAATTGGGGACTTACAAGCGCACGCATCCACCCCCCCATGGGGCCTTAG
- the LOC110933834 gene encoding uncharacterized protein LOC110933834, with amino-acid sequence MAMIDDIAETLGTMQDVNMKLNPGKCCFGVEEGRFLGVVVTKGGIKANPEKTQAVAEMRSPRSLKDIQQLNGRLIALNRFLSKVADRTLPFMKVLKDCLQTNKFRWTTEAETAFQEMKNCICQLPTLATPAPGEHLLLYLSASKTTISAVMMVEWEGKQIPIYFISRTLKGPEERYMPLEKLALALVFASRRLKRYFQGHKITLITDQPLQKVLKRPELSGRLAKWAVELGVHSLEFKPRTAIKGQILADFLAEVPEDEEKELQKWEALERKEKEEEDKAVWKIFTDGASSEEGSGAGITLVSPEGVELTYAIRLDFENANNTADYEALLAGMRLAQKMKAKHVEANTNSQLVVKQYQGEYEAKDNIMAQYVAKVKETAEAFKTFKLEYIPRGRNRKSDALSKLALVAFDHLAREVKVEVLTSPSLSTKEVAAVESAQETWMTPIIKFLRDGTLPEGEWAARKVRVKALQYELIDGELYRRSYLGPSLKCVDMEEAEYVIKEMHEGICGMHSGPRTIVTKAMNAGFYWPRMYETASEEIKKCDNCQIRGPKELVSDNGVQFAGRPFKPWCEQKHIQQVFTSVTHAQSNGLVERANQSVIKGMKGRLGRKQKGWLEELSFVLWAYRTTPKDCNGETPFSLTYGTKAVIPAEIGSPTARMRLREEEK; translated from the exons ATGGCCATGATAGATGACATAGCCGAGACCCTGGGCACCATGCAAGATGTGAATATGAAATTAAACCCCGGAAAGTGCTGTTTTGGGGTAGAGGAAGGGAGATTCCTGGGGGTAGTGGTCACCAAGGGTGGAATCAAAGCCAACCCTGAGAAAACCCAAGCCGTGGCAGAAATGAGATCTCCCAGGTCCTTAAAAGATATCCAGCAGCTGAACGGAAGACTGATTGCGCTGAACCGCTTTCTATCAAAAGTGGCTGACAGGACTCTCCCCTTCATGAAGGTGCTGAAGGATTGCCTTCAAACAAACAAATTCAGATGGACCACTGAAGCAGAAACTGCTTTCCAAGAAATGAAGAACTGTATCTGCCAGCTCCCAACCCTGGCCACCCCAGCACCTGGGGAACACCTGCTCCTGTATCTGTCGGCCTCAAAGACAACCATAAGCGCGGTCATGATGGTGGAATGGGAGGGGAAGCAAATACCAATATACTTCATCAGTAGAACGCTTAAAGGTCCTGAGGAGCGTTACATGCCCCTGGAAAAATTGGCGTTAGCCCTCGTTTTCGCATCCCGAAGGCTCAAAAGGTACTTCCAGGGACACAAGATCACTTTGATAACCGATCAGCCCCTCCAGAAAGTGCTCAAGAGGCCAGAACTGTCCGGACGACTGGCTAAGTGGGCCGTAGAGCTGGGAGTACACTCCCTGGAGTTCAAGCCCAGAACAGCCATAAAGGGACAAATACTGGCCGACTTTTTAGCAGAGGTCCCGGAGGACGAAGAAAAAGAACTCCAGAAATGGGAGGCCTTAGAAAGAAAAGAGAAAGAGGAAGAAGACAAGGCAGTGTGGAAAATATTCACAGACGGAGCCTCCAGCGAGGAAGGAAGTGGAGCAGGCATCACCTTGGTAAGTCCTGAGGGGGTTGAGTTGACTTATGCCATAAGATTAGATTTCGAAAACGCCAACAATACCGCAGATTATGAAGCCCTTCTGGCAGGGATGAGGCTAGCACAAAAAATGAAAGCAAAACATGTGGAAGCCAACACCAATTCACAACTGGTGGTTAAGCAATACCAAGGAGAGTATGAAGCCAAAGACAACATCATGGCTCAGTACGTGGCAAAAGTAAAGGAAACGGCTGAAGCATTCAAAACCTTCAAGTTAGAATACATCCCCCGAGGGAGAAACAGAAAGTCTGACGCCCTCAGTAAACTGGCCTTAGTAGCCTTCGACCATCTCGCAAGGGAAGTTAAAGTGGAAGTCCTGACCTCTCCTTCCCTTAGCACGAAGGAGGTGGCTGCAGTTGAAAGTGCTCAGGAaacatggatgacaccaattataaAGTTCCTCAGAGACGGAACCCTGCCTGAGGGGGAGTGGGCAGCCAGAAAGGTAAGGGTCAAGGCCCTGCAGTATGAGTTGATTGATGGGGAGTTGTACCGAAGATCATACCTAGGCCCATCCCTGAAATGTGTTGATATGGAAGAGGCTGAGTATGTGATCAAGGAGATGCATGAGGGGATTTGTGGAATGCATTCGGGGCCAAGGACGATAGTAACAAAGGCGATGAATGCGGGGTTCTATTGGCCACGAATGTATGAAACGGCATCCGAGGAGATTAAGAAGTGTGACAATTGTCAG ATACGGGGTCCAAAGGAACTAGTGAGTGATAATGGCGTCCAATTTGCTGGAAGACCTTTTAAGCCATGGTGCGAGCAGAAGCACATTCAACAAGTGTTTACCTCCGTCACTCATGCCCAAAGTAATGGATTAGTAGAAAGAGCTAACCAAAGTGTCATCAAGGGAATGAAGGGAAGACTCGGGAGAAAACAAAAAGGATGGCTGGAGGAACTATCATTCGTGTTATGGGCATATAGGACCACTCCTAAAGATTGTAATGGGGAAACTCCTTTCAGCCTAACCTACGGGACAAAAGCTGTCATCCCGGCTGAGATAGGATCCCCAACTGCCCGAATGAGGCTCCGGGAGGAGGAGAAATAG